The Silene latifolia isolate original U9 population chromosome X, ASM4854445v1, whole genome shotgun sequence genome contains the following window.
GCATTAGCTTCACTTATTTACTTATTATTTTACTAATCTTGCACGCTCTCTAAGGTAACACGGCCTTACAAATGTATTCACTATAAGATAAGACGGTCTTACACTAATAAgaagattatttttatatttatattatataAAGAATACTCATTTACTAAGAATGCAAATAAAAGAGTAtacatatccatatccatatccatatccatatccatatatACTCTTTAAAAATCTTAAAGAGTGGTTGCTGTAGTCAGTACAGTAATTTGTTGTGTTTTTGCCTATTTAGCCCATGTCGTTATTTTATGTCCTGCTGCTGTTtctcatttttatttatttcttcctcCTATCTCTCTCTTATTCCCGTGTTAACCTGCTTCCTTCTTCCACTTTAttcttctcttctctctcctcTCTATCCTACCTAAGCCATGCATGTTCTTACAGTTGTTTTGGTTATGCGATTTCCATACTGCAACACTACAACTTTCCCCTTTTCATCTACTTTTGGTGGATCAATCACAGGTGAATTGCCCTTGATTCCTCTGTTTTTTCTTCCTATTTTATAGAGTTGTAAAGCATATTGAGAGGGATTATTTAGGCCTTTTTGTTTTATAAATTGAAATTTCTGGGTTATTGATGCGATTACTATATTGATGCGATTTTGGTTTAAATTGATTGTATGCAAATGATTTGGCCTTTTTGGGTTTAAATTGAAATTTCTGGGTTATTTTTGGGTTTAGCAAATACCGATCAGCCCAAATTATGAGTAGTTTGGTTAGATTGTTCGTGCTATATTTTCAATTTAAATTTCTAACAAACATTACTTTAGAGCCCGAGTCCTGACATGTTTTTTAACAGGCGATTCGTGCGATATCATGTAAGTATGTTGCTTCTTCTTCTTGAAGTTCGCCGCGTTCCAACGCACCAGTCACCAGCGCCATTAATTGTAAGTATAAATTCTCGAGTTtgatttaaatttaaatttaattTATTATTTCTAGGTATAACGTATAATGAAGTCTAATAAGAAATTGGGATTATAATGTGTTAGAAATAGAAATTCGTTTCGCATATCTGTTTTGTATTCATAATTTGGAATGCCGTTTAAAATTTCACTTCAATTGGTTATTTATAGGGTTTTCATTATTTACTGCAAATTGTTTTTTGAGTAGCAAAAATTGTTTGCTTTAGTTATTTGTATTGTTGTAGATACTAGATAAGCTACTTATGTGCATGAGGCGGTCTCATTATGCAAAAAGATAACTTATCTATTAGCATTACATGAAtagtattttttataaaaatggtCCATCTTACCAGGTGAGACCGTCTTGTTAAAATAATTTGTGACTTATGTGATGTTTTAGTTATGTTGTGTTTCATTTATGCTATTTTTGCGACCCTGATTAAaagtaagaatattatttaaagttGGGTATTATGTGCTCGAGTCGGGTTTATATTGAATGCGGGTATAGTTTGGCAAATGACATTAAGAGTTAAGACATTGGGTGATCTTAATTCGCTTGTTGTTGATGTTAGGATTTAGGTGTCTTAGTTAGTACTTTGGCTAAATATTTTAGGGCATTGTATGTTATTGAAAACAAGGACTGTAACAGTTACGTGCTATTCAGGAACCCTATTCTTCGTCGCCCCTTTCTGTTAAGCAAAACAACCAAGTGAAAGGTGTTGTCCAGTCGCAAGATTCTCAAGCTTTCTTTATTCTTTTGGCCTCAAAAAATTATGGGATTATTTCTACGGGCTTTCGGAAGGTAAGAGAATCAGTTAATCATTGTTAACTTTTTCAAGTTTCATACTATTTAGTTAAAGACTGTTATTCGGTGTTCGTTAGGGTCAATTTAACCAGGCGTTTTTAATTGAGCTGGTGAAGGTAGGTAATTTCATGTTCTGGGTTATTTATCAAGA
Protein-coding sequences here:
- the LOC141619946 gene encoding uncharacterized protein LOC141619946; amino-acid sequence: MLLLLLEVRRVPTHQSPAPLIEPYSSSPLSVKQNNQVKGVVQSQDSQAFFILLASKNYGIISTGFRKMLACLPKCECLKTIVSFGDISCTPRKEAEDLWLVLLLLGRIRTIGKIFFRHDNI